The following is a genomic window from Salarias fasciatus chromosome 10, fSalaFa1.1, whole genome shotgun sequence.
GGAAACTCTGCATTTTACAGACCTGCGATCGATGTTTCATTCGCTTCATCAGCTCCTCCAACTCCTCACAAGTGCTCTCGTAGTGGTTCCTTGTCTGCGGGCGAAATCAGAAAAGCACTTTCAGGAGACAGAGGACTCTGATTAAATGATATGAAATCCCCCTAATCACTTCACCCGCTGCCGGTAACAACGCTTACGTTCTGcaagctgagctgcagctcctgtttgtAAGGCATGAAGTCCTGAGTCATCTCCACTGTCAGGTTGTTGAGCGTTAAAACGCTGTGAAGAAAAGCCAGCACCTGCACGGCACGAGCACCAGTTACATATTAAACTGTCAACACTGGTAACACCGCGACCGCAGCCAATAAAGGAggtttttcttccccccccacTGAGTGCAATGTGGGTTTCCCGGATCCCCTATTTAAAAGGTGTGAGGccaaaataaaaatagaggAAGTCTGGGGAAACTGCAGCCACACTCACCGGCTCCACCACATCAAACTTCTTCCTGTCCTGCACCTGATGGATCTGGTACACATACTCCACCGACGACTCGTAGAAGTTCAGACGCTCCTTTTCTACGAGTTCATCAGCCTTTagtcaattaaaaaacaaaaagggggggggaaatgTTTCACATCGATTTTCTCAGTTTTCTACACGGCTGTAGAGAAATACTTGCGCTTCACTCGACCTCTTGAAGTTGACTCTCTTTCTTCTTGGCGGAAAGATTCAGGTGTTTGTCTAACTGGGAGTAATATTTCTCACTCTCTTTCTCaaacttctttctcttttcctgcGGGGGGAGAGAATTATAAAGGTTAAGGTATGATTAaattaaggcttttttttttttaaattcagtaaTTTATAACTGACCTTAATGTGAGTCTTAATTTTGAATCCAAAACCTTTTAAAGCAGCTCACTGTTCAGTAAATAACAAAGACTTGCTCTCACTCAGACTTCCTTCAAAATAACTGAGCATGATGCTGCagtgcagtggtttgctctgTGGTCTCACAGGGAAAACAACCTGGGTCTGAATTCAGGATTTGTGATCTTTCTCTGCGGAGTTTGCAGGTTTTCCTCATGTGCGTCTGCGTCGgtttctgtgttctccagtTTGCCGCGGTCCAAAAACATCTGTTTGAGGTTAAATGGTGACTCTGAATAACTGACCGTGGatgtgaatgtcagtgtgtgtgtctccgtgtTTTTCCAGCGATGAACTGAACACCTGTGCAGAATTTAACCCATCATCAGCCGGGATCTGCACCAGGATGGATGAATATTACTGTTCACTGTGTTTAAGATATCTGATGTGGTTTCACATATTGTTGAGGTAGAGTTGCACAATaataagaaacagaaaaaatatttatatgGACAAAGATTTCTAACAAGACATCTTGCATAGATTATTTTAAGAAtgaggaattttttttattggtctACATGAGAACAGAAAGTCAAAACTCAGCATGTCAAGGTTGATACACCCATGTGCAGCTTGGGTTTGGGCGCTGAGTTTGATGGTATTTATATATTACAGGAAAAGGAAGTCAGTGACTCTGCtgcactgaaggaaaacacaacaacaacaattcaAAAAATGTTGTCATGCATCTGGTACGCTGAGGATTGTGCAACTCTACACGCCCCTTCCACCAGGTTAACCTTGAGTGAACTACGACTTGGCTTTGAATTTGAAACAGGTAAAAGAAGTCGGTGACTCCACAGTGAAGCTTGATGTGAGAACTGCAGTGATGTGACAACttcaataacaacaataactcGATATAGTAGCTCAAGCTTTATCAGAGCCGTTATAATAACCAGTCTGTTCCGGTGCgctggtccagatcagcaggTCAGTAACAGGCCGTTTCAGCCTCTTCGTATGTGTCAGCTTGTCAGTTCTTCTTTCTGCGTTAGACATGCGTGTGTAACGCAGGTAGCGCGTCCTTCAGTACATTATCTTGTGTGTGAATAATTTGCCCTGCCTGAACTAACACGCCTAGCAACATGCAGCAATAACAGTGCGGAAACATTACCTTCTGCGGCTACACTGCGACTCCTTGTGTTCGGAAACTGACATGAGCCTACTGGGCTGCCTCCAACGCCGACTTACAAGGTGTTTAAAGAATGTGCCACGTTGCCATTATGGAGCCACGAGAGAAAGAACTCACCTTTGTTGCTCCGATTTGCTCCTTTCTGAACTTCTCCAGAGGCTTGATGAGCAGATCGGACGCGTTCTGAACCTGGACGAGGGAAAACAGAACAACAGTTACTGCAATGAACTGCAGCGTGCAAACGGCTAATCCCAAACCTCGGCATGTTCACGAGAGTCCGAAAGCCTCTCATGTGTGAGCTGTGTGGAAAAGGCTCTTGTTCAGAATCAATCTCAGGTGATGCAGAAGTGAAACCTGCTCCGAAACCAGATTCACTGGATGACCTTTGTGGATTAATAGCAGCGGCAACACGAGGAACATGCAGTCGAACAGGATTGAAGGAATTGCCTCTACCAAAGCCAGAGTCAGCTGTTTCTCAGAGGAATGTGCCCATTGTTTTGTGCAATCAATAAAAGGAGCCAAAACACGAAACAAAAATGCAGCCCCATATGAGCAGTATGGAACCATTACCAGAAAAAGGGAAGAAGGCTGCCCTGAGAGGAACTGATACCAACATAATTACCAGCATGGCTCTGCTCAAACCACACATTCACGCCATCAGCATCTGTTGCTGGCGTATCTCAGCAAAACAACATCATGATTACCACAAAACAATGGATTATGTTAAAACAGGAAGTTATCTGAATGGGATAGACCAGAAGGTTTCCTTCTTGGGCATCCGATCGTCGGTGCAGGACACGTTAGAGTAGCCTCTGATATCAAATATGAAGGATACGGAGTCGGTGTGGAGGAAACCGATAACCCACCAGCATCATCCTGTCGTGCTCCACTTCCTGCAGGAGTCCCGCAAACTCTTGGAAGGACTGAGCTGAGGACAAAATTACCGAGATGATGAGCGTAACAGAGACTTTAAGACTTGGCACATTGCTGTCTGAACTGTCCGACACAGGAAACTCATTTAGAAATGTTGCAGCACAACACTCATATCTCATTATGATAACATTTCTTGGTTATAGCGATGCTTTTTGGCACTAATAAATATTCTACTATTGGAAGGAGTCTTCCTGTcacatttgtgggatgagctcCATGAAGAATTTATGAAATCTTGGCAGAAAGATGATTcaaatctgcagaaaaaaaaacatattgccaatttttctttgtatttacaTATCAAAAAGGAGTCTTGGTATATGCAAGAAGTCCTTGCAGCCTCAACAGCCTGGCATCTCCTCATGGAGACCGTCAGCCTGCAGGACGGATCCCATCCTATAACCAGCATTCAGATGGACCGAGGATGGGAATGCTGTCAGGTTATTTCCTCCTCTCTACTCCCAAATTCCTGAGGTGGCCTCCGATAAGCCCACTCTACAAGGGTCAAGGAAAACTTCAGCAGCCAAACCGGTCCTTATTTTTTGGGGTGCAGTGTGTTTAAATGTGTCTGCGTCTTCTTACCGATGTTGATTTCATCATCTGTGAGGGAGTCGCCAATGAAGTCAAACTGGAACACGCTGAGGGTCTGAGAAAACTTCTGGACTGCCAAAGAATATGCTggtaacaaaaaacaaaaaaaaaaaaaaacaagacacgGTCATTCCAAGAACATCTGAACCAACGTCAAACAATCCCAGCTATGATTTCCTAGTTGTtcacagtatttaaaaaaatatattattttttgtCTCTTGGCATTTTGGTTGCAAAGTGTAACTAATGGACTCTTCCCGGCAGTATTTAGCACCAGAGCAACAGTCAGCATGAGGCCGATAAAATACGTTCTAGCTGTGAAGTCTGGCTTCCattactgaaacaaaacagtCTGTCAGATCAATAAAGTCGAGCGTTTAACAGGAGGAACTTGGATTGTGCAggattctcatttttttttattgtctgacAAACCTaactatacttttttttaacttttgtttgaaCAATATCCAGAGTCTGACAGAAGACCCACGAAGTCCTGCAGGATGTTTTCACATCAAACTAAAATGATTCTTTCATTGACGTGTTGTTGCAGTTTATTACAGCGACATGTACTCATGACCTTGGATTGTTACATAAACTGACTATAGAATCCTCTGCAGCGTGGCCTACAATGACAGATGCTGTTTCCAAGGTCAAAAGGTCATCATTCAGTCATGTTAGGAAatgggaaacaaaacaaatagtGTTTTTCTCGGTggatgcatccatccatccatcttctataccgcTTTagacagacaacacacacatacattaaTGCCTcagggcaatttagggtcaccaactAACCTCAAATACATGTTTCTGAAAGGCCGAGAGTTGAAGCAGGTGAATCGAGAATACTCACCACAACACTAATATCGCCCCAGTTATGTGTAATTCTTCATTTTGGAGTCACATCTTTACCAAAAAgaattaatatatatataaataaaggttCTCAAACGATGCTTTACGGTTCAGACACCACAGGCATCTCCACATAAccttcatcttctcctcctttctGACAGCTCCAGCATTATTGATTCAATAAATCTGCCATCACTCCAAACTGTTAATTTTTAATTATAGAAAACTTCACTTGCCAGTCTATTTCTGATGTGCACAAAAACAGTTCCTgtttcacatataaatatataaactgTTAAACTTTACAGTGTGGTGAGGATGGGGGGAAAAGCTGCAAGCGAGTTCACAGAAACTGACATATTTATCCCTTATTTCAAAGTGAATAATAACGAGAGGAGTTGTTTCTAAAGCAGCATCAGTTCCTATTGGCACACTTTCAGTTCACAGAGGAGGTTCTAACAAAACATAAGAGAGCTCAGGATGGACTTCCTGAGGATGCAGTCTGAAGCAGGTCCTTCTGTTTCTTCACGTAAACGCACACAGACTTGATGATGTGAAGATCAGGACCATCCCCCCCCAGGAGCTGATATTACATTTACACTCAATGCAGATCTTAATAAACTCTGGCTGGACGTTTGAGCTTCTTTACCTTTGCTTCAGAAGAAACCAGATATCACCCTGGCAGTACATCACGATGTATTACATTACATAACACTTGTGTAAAAGTTTAGCCCAGTTCAAAGGTAATCCtcacatcttttaaaaatatttgtgaaTACAGTCATTTTGGAGTTTCCTTGTGTCACTGGGACCGATCTCCTGTCTGCTGGAGGgggatgacacacacactgttgcacAATAAGAAGTGGAGGGATGCAGCTGCTGGTCATCCTTGCACATCTGCATCAGATCTTTTCAGGGGAGGCGGTATGAGTCTCCTTCTCCCAGGGGAGCAGTGGCACCTCCCTGGAAGAGCGTCTCCGGCCCCTCACTGGCCCTGCAGGGTCTCACAAAGGGCCCTGCTGATGCTGTCAATCCTCACCACACCACCACGTTTACATGCAACATGCAAAAACCAAGTCATTAAAGACAGtgtgtttcccagcatgctcacCCTTGATTGAATTGATCACACTGTTGCCGTCTTTGATCACTTCTTTGAGGAATTTGCTCGTCCTGTCCAGCTCCACTTCGTAACACTTGAGGGTCTCTCTGAAGTCCGGGCTGTCCAGATAGCAGTCGCTGAACTCCAGAGGAGGGTGTCCCATCTTTCGGGAGGTTGGCTGGAGACAATGGAAACTTGTTTGGGAGAGACACGCTGCCTACGCTCGTCTACCGCCGCACTCTGCTCACTCCAGCTCGGCTGAGGAGACTCCGCTCTCCCATCTGTCCGCAGGAGCGCAAACCATGGTGTCCGGGGGAGCCTGCAGCGGCCGCGGGGGGAGCACGGACCGGGCCGGACCGTGGAGATGCTCTGTTAGGACTCAGTCCACTCCGGTTCTTGTCTGACCCGCGGTTTACGGTCTTATTTACTCGTATTCTGCTCCTCTTTGACACTTTTTCCTCGTTTCTGCGTCGCTTTTAGAAGAGCGGCTAGAATCCCTTTGGAAGCGTTCCGTTCCAAACCAGTTCGCACTCTTATGACACCTCTTGCAACACTTTCTCTTGTTTTGATgagaaatttagttttttgtaatatttatgTCACCCATCTAAAAttattaacacatttttttagtATACGGATCTTAAAACGGattaaataaagattttattCCCATATCGCCGATTGAAAATGGGAACATAAGAGAAAAGGAACGCGACCAGTTGACCAGAGACGCACAAAAAGCGTCTCCTTTTCCACACCCAGGAGGTTCTTAAAGGGGCCGCAACACAAATActacagatagatagatagatagatagatagatagatagatagatagatagatagatagatagatagatagatagatagatagagagagacagagagacagagagacatcaataaaaattcaatttaaatttgtcactcagtaattttttttcagttaaattaGCTTTCTTAAAAGACTTTGCAGTTCTCTCAAACTGTGAGATCAATAACGTATTCAGTTTAACTTGGAAAGAGTCTCGCAGGCTCATAAACAGGGCTGCATGGATTATGCCTGATCTAGTTTCTTATCTCGCACAGTTGTTGTTCATAACAATTTATATTTTGATAAAAGGGTcatattcattttcatttgtgtgccctcctggttttttttttatcaaatgcatgtttgatAGCAATAACAACAGTGTAAAGTCCTATCTAATGCTGCTTTTCAACCACAGGAACTCTCCAAGTACCAGGAAACATCACCGGATCTTTGTCTGTTTGCACAGCTGGAATCAGCGTCTAAGTTTAGTTGCTTGGTCATTTCTTTAGGTTCAGAAACCATTTGTGCTGAGGTCCACTGTGTTAAACATATCTGTTTGGATGACCTCTGACTTTATTGTTATCCAAAGTGGGTATTCCAGtcctcagtttttcaacttgtATTTCAACTTTCAACAGCTACATAGGCCTTGAGCTCACACTCGGGTTTTCCCATTCTCCTTTCATAATACATAAGAAGTGTATTGTActaaatatttacaatataaCATCATGTCATGAATGCTGGAGTTGTACTGCCTTGAGTTTCTTACTCTGCTCAGACACACCCTGTACAGTCAGCTGAACATGTCACAAAACCCACGTGGCCTGAGCACTGCCACACATTCTGCACCTGCACGTCACTGGGTGCGGCACCGTCTTCAAGATTAAGTCTCAGACTTGTTGCACAAGCAGCTTCAGTAGGTTTATGCAGGATATCTTGAGTATAACTGTGAAAAACGCACTAATATGTAAAATAATGTACGACTGGGTTACCACATTAAAAGTGATGAGGATGTACGATGAGGACACCTGGCCCACAGTTGAGCAATCGCTGATCATcacttccttttctttctcgtcacatttaaaaacatgttcCTCTTATGGGAGGCCTGTGTTGACATGTGTTGCTGTGACAATGCTCTGGATGTTCAAagcataaatgtttttttttttgttgttttttttttttgcaaatttggTCAATGAATActtcttgaaatgttttttttctgttttattttagacATCCAGAATAAAATTCAAATACGTTTCTGGTCTTTGTTACTGATTTACTCAGTGAGACAAGCAAAAGATTTCTTTTATTATCACTCTTTCATTGTTCAATCTTCCATTAAATTCAGATtctgctgtgaagacaacttattcttaaaaaacaaaaaagtttttatgttttatataGAAGAAAGGAGCTTTAATCATAATAAGACTAGCAATTTCTTAACTTCCACTATTTTTTCCCTCTGGTCCACTTGACATTTTATTGTAGTGACTTTGCATCGAGTTACATTGATTTGCTGAGGTGGACTTAGTAACTCCTTCAGATAAGCTGAGAAATTCCAGTGGACTCTTAACTGAGAAACTGTTTGGACTTTCCTTCCTGTCCTGGACAAACAGTTTTCAAGAAAAATTTGGACTTCACACTTTCATTAATCTTtgtgcaaaagaaagaaaaagaaagagaaaaggattCGTTCAAGAGTggcatggtggagcagtggctgGCTCGCTACGTGGCCTGTGACTCCACACAAGTTAAAGCAGCatataaatggatggatgaaaaaaaaaaattcaagaattctgcaaaaaataaaaaataaatgaagatatAAAATGTCTGCATCATCATTTCTAAATGTGATGTACTTTCTTTAGAGTTGAGGACAAAAGTATCAAACTTGATCACATGTAAGTAATGTAATTAACACAAGAGATTTAGGATTCTACATCTGACCACTTCTTAATACTACTTTATTACATCAGTGGGAGTATTTGTTGCTTGTTTTGCACCACTTCTGACTTCAATGTGCCTTTGTCTGGCATTATTTTCTAATTAATCTGTCATAGATCTTCATTCTCCCTCCACAGTAGAATTCTGTTGCAGTAAcagctgcagacctgcagaTGTCAGCCTGCAGACATGCCCACGCTGTTTCAGATTGATTCCACGCCTTGTAATCTGTCCAGAATGCAATCAGTCTTTTGAGTCCGTGGCTGATCAGCATTGCTGCCAGGTTGTCCTCATTTAATTACTAAACCAGAGAAAAGTTTCATGCAGGTCAATGCAGTAAACctctgtggaaaatgtttctcCACGGTTTAGGAAACTGCGGAAAATGATACATAATCAAACGTAATTGCATTGCATAGGGATCTGTGGCGGCATGGTGCGACAGTGGTCGGCACTGTCGAGTCAAAGTATATTCCTTGTTTGAGCCCGAGGCCTTTTCATGGTGACCTCCGGTActccgcgtgtgtgtgagtgtgtgtttcgaTCAAACCCGTTGCATGTCTTGAGAGGCTGACATGTgagttcaggttcaggttcagtaATTATTTGTGATCTTCAGAGGACGAGTCAGTCAGTGGGTAATGGGTAAACATTCTGCAGACAGTTCCCAGAAGAACGAGTTGGAGAGGTCATGCAGACTGAAGCACGAAGGCCCACTCGGCAGaaacacgtcacacacacaccgtgagcATCAGTGTTTCAATCCGCGGTTAGCTGGTTGGCGGGCAACGGCTGAGGGGAAAAAGTTAGAGAGCAACTCAGCTCTTGTCCTCTTATCTGTAGATTTTACTGGGTCTTCTTTGTTGCAGACCTTTGTGTTTTACTCCATATTGCGTCAAATAaaactcctccacttcctctgcGACACACAGCACAATGAGGACGAAAGCACAGACTGCCCCCCACGCGGATTCCTCAGCTGGACAGGAATGAAAACGTTTGATGTGAACTGTGAAGCTGTTTGTTTGGACGCAGTAAAATGGGCCTATTGTATGCTAATTCTCTGCACAGAGGCATATGACCTCTCCAGTGCAGGGTAGTGGCTAGTGTGAGGGAAATCATTAGCAATGCAAAGTCAGGGTGCTCTGATACTCTTGTTCACAGTCTCAcatcgagaaaaaaaaactgtctggtAATGCCAACTTAAATGTTTCTGGATGTACGTAATGCCAAACTGCTGCTGAAGGTAAGCTCatttgacatgtttgttttcagtgtgattCTGCAAATTTGCTTTGTTGCAGCCGAGGACGGAAAGAAATAAGCTTTCCTGGTACGAAATTTTTAAAACTAGAGGAGGAATTGAATAAATCgtgcttttctttcaaatatttaacagaaaaCTGACAGTTGTCATTAGTTTCGTTGATCTGTAGCACTACAACCTGTCACAGGATGAGTTTCATCACATTACTTGTATATTTCATCTCCTGTGAATCAGCTTCCACTGCTCATCAGCGCCTACTCTGATCTCATTCTCCTGCTGAAAATGAGAGAGTTTCAGAGTCCCGGGTCCTCTGGAGAAAAGATGCTCCCTTTGCATGCTCCAGCCTGGTCAGTGGCGAAAGCATGTCACATGACACATGGTGCCAGAGCTCAGTGTTTCACTCTTAAGTGGGCTGCCAGAATCAGAGGGGGGCAGAGAGGCTCCgctctcctctggactcacATCCATGCCAAAGCAGCGGGTCAGCTTTGTCCTCCACGCTGCCTCCTATGCCTCTTACACCTCCAGCTGAACCCGGTAACGACTCTCACATTTATACTGTAACATGTAGGATCACAGAGAATCCAGTAATAATCAGCACAGAGAagaataaaaagttttataTTGTAAATTTGAATTTTAGGGATCAGGAAACTTGTCATTTCACTCTTATTATAGTGGGCTCAAACTCAACAATGAAATTGTGGCTGAACCAAGAGTGTGTAATTTAACTAAGTATTAAATGTGGTTCAAAGTATGACATTTGTTTCTcagtattttgtcttttttttcattatgtaaCTGTGCTATTGATTTCTTAACAGACAACTGAGCCATGAAAAGTGACTCTACatcactttttctttgttgcaatTTCTTCTGCAATTTTTTTGAAattatgtgtttatttaattattagttgaaatgttcattgtttttaaagttAATCTTTACAAAGTATTATATGGTAAATTTTCATCACAAATTCTTGGATGTTAAACCTGATGTTTTGAATTTGTgaaatttttttattgatttattttatttttttcacttttttacttTGGTTGTTACACTGAAGGTCCAGGCATAAGTAAATTCAATAATTACGTCTGCTTATTATgattaaaagtaaaaattaaaaaaaaacataatagtTGGTAGAAAGTgcttatttgaagaaaaaaaagatctttacTCTAAAGATATTGGTCATTATGTCAACCTGGCcagagaatgaaatgaaaggtGTCGGTCATTCATAAAGACACATAAATTTCTTTTCTACTtttttgaaagcattttttcagaattcagcaaaaaaaaaaaaaaaaaaaaatcaaatgttacTAAACATACTCCTCGATGAGGAACTGATAATTATTATATAATAAATATGATCATCAAACAAAGTTTTATGTTTCTGTTCGGGTGAGAATTCACACTGCCCCTTAATCCCTCTAGAATTATAAAATAATTCATTCAGGAGATGATGTCTTTTAAGCCATTTTGCAAGAAAATGATACAGTTAAATaagattttctttgaaaaaaataaatgtaactcAAGTACTTTGCTACATTTGCCTTggagttttgtttagttttttttttttatatagattTCTGTCACATTcatgaggaaacacaaaaaaaacattttattgttatttctaTCATATATCTGATCACTTTTGTGCCAACAGCTGATATGTTTGCTGACTTCTACTTGTTGGaaggtttttttaatctatcAACAAACACCCACAGCTCCTCTTTTACTTGACTTTGAGAAATCGTAGCAACAATGGAATTAGAGGAGTTTTgagattattgtttttattcacaGGATGTTTGTAAGTTCACAGTGTGGCTTGCTGGACATAACAAATGTGTTGCTTTGATTGTGAACACATGGAAAGACTTTGCATTGATTTTTGTTGCAAAATAGCCACACAGTCACTGTCGACGTCTCACGTCTGTTTCAAACAGAAAGAGTGAGGAATGAATTTTCAGCATGTCAGTGTCAGACCCTCATCCAGCAGTTTTGGCACTTCTCTCATGAAATCCATTTTCCTTGACGTCTGATGACAGAATGATTATTAGACTGGGGAAAGGCAGCATGgcatttgtgtatttttgtgaaaaatatcAAGCTTATATGGAACCGTTTTATCTCCAGATGGATTTTGACTCTTGATTTTGCGACACTTTCACACAGCATTTATGCAATTTATGCAAAggtcaaataaaatgtgattctAAGTGAGAATTTGCCccacattttctgaaatattcCTCCAAGgcgctgcagctcagtgagACATCAAACGCACCACATAATGCATtcatgtgtgtctgttttcctctttagaCCCAGAACCAAAGATGAACTGGGCCTCGTTCTATGCCGTCATCAGCGGCGTGAACCGACACTCCACCGGCATCGGCCGCATCTGGCTCTCCGTCCTCTTCATATTCCGCatcctggtgctggtggtggcgGCCGAGAGCGTGTGGGGCGACGAGAAGTCGGGCTTCACCTGCAACACCCAGCAGCCGGGCTGCAACAGCGTGTGCTACGACCACTTCTTCCCCATCTCGCACATCCGCCTCTGGGCCCTGCAGCTCATCCTGGTCTCCACTCCCGCCCTGCTGGTGGCCATGCACGTGGCCCACCGCCGCCACGTCGACAAGAGGCTGTACAAGCTGTCCGGGCGGGCCAACCCCAAAGACCTGGAGCAGATCAAGACCCAGAAGATGAAGATCACAGGGGCGCTGTGGTGGACGTACGTCATCAGCCTGGTGTTCCGCATCATCTTCGAGGTCACCTTCATGTACGTGTTTTACATGATCTACCCCGGGTACAAGATGATCCGGCTGGTGAAATGCGACTCGTACCCCTGTCCCAACACGGTGGATTGCTTTGTGTCGAGGCCCACGGAGAAGACCGTCTTCACCGTGTTCATGCTGGCCGCGTCCGGCGTCTGCATCCTGCTCAACATTGCAGAGGTCGTCTTCTTGGTGGGGAAAGCCTGCAGCAAACATTTGCACACCGCAGGGGACTCGACTATGGGGGCTTGGATCCAGCAGAAGCTTTGCTCATATTAATAAAACATATAACCTGTGCGAAAGCACACACTGCATGAGGGAATTTTCACTTTCAAGCCCGTTCCAGCGAGTTATAATCCTCATAACAAGAAACAACCGGTTCCTGTTTGGAAATACTGTCATTGTACTTGCAGATCTTTGCACAAGTGGTCCATGTTGTTACCTATAGAGAGCCAAAAGCATAAACACTGATGATTGAACTAAAAATCAACTGTATGTAACATTTGATGGAAGCAATAGCCGTCAGATTTCCTCCCTGAAATTAAAAGAATAAGATGTTCTtaaaccagattttttttttcacacgcTACTTGAAATTGCTACACAGTGTCAGAAGTGTTTTCTTAACTCAGTCTAATCTTATCTCGCACATCGTCCCCGGCTTTAAAAGTCAATATGATTCTTGTCTCTCAAACCTGCTGATTTCCTTCGGCTGCTACTGGTGCAACGTGATTTATACACAGTGCTGCAATTCAGAAATGTTACATATAACAGTGTTCGCTTTGTCTAGATTCAGTACTGAGAAGATTCAGTATTATAGATTAAAAACCCTTCAATAGatgcaaagcaaaaaaaaaaaacttgaagttTAAACCTTTTTCGTGTTTACtaaacattatttaaatgtgtttatgttGAAGCTGGATGTTCATATATTGTGGGTGCAAgggaataaagttttcagtatATAGTCCATGTACTGTGCAGTTTTTACAAGACACattaaagaaatacaaaacaaaatggaaagaaattaatttaaaaaaaaaaactgaatacatGAATGACGCTGGCTCCACGGTTCTCTCAGGGTTATCAATAGCCTGTAAGGAGGTCAGAGCGTGGGCTGCAGTCGTTGACCCCGTCGACAGCTGGACTCGACATGATCTGAGGAATGAGGGCACTTCTCTTTTTATGGAACGCgtcaacacacaccagcatcgACCGGGGTCTGGCCGAGGAGCCGCCGACGCAGAAAACAGATTCTTGCAGTTCAAGTCGCTGATTAATGATGGTGATGAGTTTGAGGAGATAAAGTTAA
Proteins encoded in this region:
- the LOC115395292 gene encoding gap junction beta-1 protein-like isoform X1, with the protein product MPLTPPAEPDPEPKMNWASFYAVISGVNRHSTGIGRIWLSVLFIFRILVLVVAAESVWGDEKSGFTCNTQQPGCNSVCYDHFFPISHIRLWALQLILVSTPALLVAMHVAHRRHVDKRLYKLSGRANPKDLEQIKTQKMKITGALWWTYVISLVFRIIFEVTFMYVFYMIYPGYKMIRLVKCDSYPCPNTVDCFVSRPTEKTVFTVFMLAASGVCILLNIAEVVFLVGKACSKHLHTAGDSTMGAWIQQKLCSY
- the LOC115395292 gene encoding gap junction beta-1 protein-like isoform X2; the protein is MNWASFYAVISGVNRHSTGIGRIWLSVLFIFRILVLVVAAESVWGDEKSGFTCNTQQPGCNSVCYDHFFPISHIRLWALQLILVSTPALLVAMHVAHRRHVDKRLYKLSGRANPKDLEQIKTQKMKITGALWWTYVISLVFRIIFEVTFMYVFYMIYPGYKMIRLVKCDSYPCPNTVDCFVSRPTEKTVFTVFMLAASGVCILLNIAEVVFLVGKACSKHLHTAGDSTMGAWIQQKLCSY